The nucleotide sequence AGTGGTGGAACGGCGGATCGAATTTTGGGCCGCCATGGAAGCCAGTCGGAAAACCGTGACCCATCAGTGGTTTGTCATCTTTGGCTTATTGTTTGTGCTTGGCTTAATCAACTTTGCCGGGGCTTGCCTCTGTGGCCTAGGGTTATTGGTAACTGTTCCCCTCAGTTATGGGGTGATTGTGGCAGCCTACAATAATATTTTTGGGCTATCGGATCAGCCTATTTAAGCCGATTTAATTGTCCCTGCCCGAACAGAAGTAGCTTGTCTGAGGAGACGGATTCCAGGCCAGCTTGGTCTAACCAATTGCTTAATTGAATCCAGGTTTTTAAGTCTAGATTCTCGGCTCTAGTTTGGGCAGAAATATTTAAATCTTGAAAGGCGTTGAGAAGAACGTCCCGCGCCACCCGGCCCTTGAGGGTATTGATCAACATTTTCCGGCGGGTGGCAAAGCCCAGTTGAATTAACTCATCTAATAATGGGGGGCAATCACAGGGAATCGGCGGGGCCTGGGGAGTGAGGCGAATGACAGTAGAATCTACTTTGGGGGGTGGGAAAAAAGCCGTTGGCGGAACGTGGCAAATTTTTTCAGGCTTGGCTAAATACTGCACCCGTAAGGACAAGGCTCCATAGGCTTTATCGGCAGGACTGGCTAAAATGCGGCTGGCGACCTCGGCCTGGGTCAGTAAAACGAGGGATTCAAAGGGTAGGGCCTGGGGGTGACTAATAGTTCCCAAGAGCTTGATTAAAATCGGCCCGGTGATGTTGTAGGGAATATTGGCGACAACTTTATTCGGCTTGGGGTCAGGTAGGGCCGCTAAATCTAATTTGAGGAAATCTGCCAGAATTAGATTCCAGTTGGGGTGAGTGAGGGTTGTGGTTAGGGCCTGGTACGCGTCTCGATCCACTTCCACACTGGTGACTTGTCCGGCGGCGGCCAAAAGGGGGCGCGTTAAAACTCCTGTGCCTGGGCCAATTTCCAAGACATGATCCTCAGGGGTTAAGGCCCCGGCCTGGAGAATTTTGCCCAAAACCCGCGAACTCTGTAACCAATGCTGCCCAAACCGCTTTTGCGGCCGTACCATTAACGAGTTCCCGGCCCGAAGCCCACTGCCCCTGCGTAAACAGCACTTTCGCCAAGATCATCTTCAATCCGCAGTAGCCGATTATATTTCGCAACCCGTTCACTGCGGCAAAGGGATCCGGTCTTGATCTGTCCGGCCCGAGTCGCAACAGCGAGATCTGCAATCGTGGTATCTTCCGTTTCCCCAGAACGATGACTAATCACCGAGCGATAGGCATTCCGGGTGGCCAGATCTATGGTTTCCAAGGTTTCCGTCAAAGTCCCAATTTGATTGAGTTTGATCAAAATTGAGTTGCCAATATGTTGATCAATGCCGCGTTTGAACCGAATCGGATTGGTCACAAATAAGTCATCGCCAACAAGTTGAATCTTGCTGCCCAGCTTTTGCGTGAGGATTTTCCAGTTTTCCCAGTCATCTTCATGGAGGCCATCTTCAATGGAGACAATTGGATAGGCATCCACTAATTCGCCCAGGTAATCAATCAAATCAATCGGGTTGCGGGTGACACCATCGTAGGTATATTTACCATCGGCATAGAACTCACTGGCGGCCACATCCAACGCTAAGGCCACTTCATCCCCAGGCTTAAACCCAGCTAATTCAATAGACTTCATTAAAATATCTAAAGCAGCCCGGTTTGAGCTTAGGTTTGGGGCAAATCCGCCTTCATCCCCGACCCCCGTCAACAGGCCTTGGTCTTTGAGCACACTACTCAGAGCCGCAAAGACTTCCGCTCCCCAGCGCAATGCCTCCTTAAATGAGCTAGCCCCAGCGGGAACAATCATAAATTCTTGAATATCCACATTGTTGTCGGCATGGGCCCCACCATTGATCACATTCATCAACGGAACAGGGAGCAAATTCGCCAAGGGCCCACCCAAATAGCGATATAGAGGCACATCCAAGGCAAACGCACAGGCCTTAGCCGCTGCTAGGGATACGGCCAAAATCGCATTAGCCCCGAGGTTAGATTTATTGGCTGAGCCATCCAAGTCAATCATCAAGTGATCCAGGCCAGTCTGATCGGCGGCATCAAAATCAATCAGGACCGGGAGAATTTTTTCTTCGATGTTGTCCACGGCCTGGAGAACCCCTTTACCGCCATACCGACTTTTATCCCCATCCCGCAATTCATGGGCTTCAAAACTCCCCGTTGAGGCCCCACTGGGAACTTGGGCCAGGCCAATAATGCCACAGGCTAACTCTACTTCTGCTTCTACAGTCGGCCGCCCGCGGGAGTCTAAAATTTCCCGGCCGTGAATGGCGACAATGGCGGTATCCAACATCATGCTTTCCTCTGAATCGCTCGCTTGAGTCCAGCTAAAATTTTACTCTGAACTATCCAGTTCCCAGTGCAGTTATCCCAAAACTCTTAAGCATTACCTAATTAATCCTCAGGAGTCAGGGTTTGGCCGCGCCGTTTGCGAGCCTCTAGGGCCTGGGCAATTAAATCCAACAGGCCTGGGGCTTCATTTTGAATCGTTAACAGTAACCGCTCACCCACCGCCAAATCATCACTGGAATTTTCTGGCACAGCCATCATGATTTCTTTCACCTTAGGGATAGTCGTATCAACAATTTCCACCAAAGCGGTTAAGCAACGGTAGAATTGGCGTTCCGTCAAGGTGCCATCCTCAAGGGGAAACTCAATAATGGCCCGAATCTCCCCATCAGAGGCATCGTATTCCCATTGGAGCATCTTGGTTTCCCAGGAAATCCCCAGCAGGGTTTGTAAAATTACTTCTTTGTAGGCATGGTGCTGAACCCCAGGCAAAATATCGGGGGCGAATAGCTTAAAAAACTCCCCCTCTTCGTCCAATTGAATCACGACCACAAACCGATCTAAGTTATCTCCCGTTACCCCGGTAATAATTTGGTTGTAAGCCGCATCCAGTTTGTAATTGAGGTTGTGATGATCCAGA is from Synechococcus sp. PCC 6312 and encodes:
- the rsmA gene encoding 16S rRNA (adenine(1518)-N(6)/adenine(1519)-N(6))-dimethyltransferase RsmA, with product MVRPQKRFGQHWLQSSRVLGKILQAGALTPEDHVLEIGPGTGVLTRPLLAAAGQVTSVEVDRDAYQALTTTLTHPNWNLILADFLKLDLAALPDPKPNKVVANIPYNITGPILIKLLGTISHPQALPFESLVLLTQAEVASRILASPADKAYGALSLRVQYLAKPEKICHVPPTAFFPPPKVDSTVIRLTPQAPPIPCDCPPLLDELIQLGFATRRKMLINTLKGRVARDVLLNAFQDLNISAQTRAENLDLKTWIQLSNWLDQAGLESVSSDKLLLFGQGQLNRLK
- the eno gene encoding phosphopyruvate hydratase, translating into MMLDTAIVAIHGREILDSRGRPTVEAEVELACGIIGLAQVPSGASTGSFEAHELRDGDKSRYGGKGVLQAVDNIEEKILPVLIDFDAADQTGLDHLMIDLDGSANKSNLGANAILAVSLAAAKACAFALDVPLYRYLGGPLANLLPVPLMNVINGGAHADNNVDIQEFMIVPAGASSFKEALRWGAEVFAALSSVLKDQGLLTGVGDEGGFAPNLSSNRAALDILMKSIELAGFKPGDEVALALDVAASEFYADGKYTYDGVTRNPIDLIDYLGELVDAYPIVSIEDGLHEDDWENWKILTQKLGSKIQLVGDDLFVTNPIRFKRGIDQHIGNSILIKLNQIGTLTETLETIDLATRNAYRSVISHRSGETEDTTIADLAVATRAGQIKTGSLCRSERVAKYNRLLRIEDDLGESAVYAGAVGFGPGTR